The genomic region CAAATCCCAGGACTATACAACTTTGTTCAAACTGCATGTTTGTGTCAATTGGAGGTGACCATCCTTAAGAATGAAGATGGCTATGGAAAGTTTGGCTGTTTCCTCTTCCTGTTATACAGACTCCCCTCTGAGCCatataaagcataggtgtcaaactcgcggcccttcagatgttatggactattatcccctgccagcatcatgctggcatgggggtgatgggaactgtagtccataacatctggagggccgcgagtttgacacctgtgatataaaGCATTATTCAAAATCAAGAAAATTGCACATAAATCCCACTGAAAGGAGTTCACTATTCTTGGATTTAACCAAACGCTCATTTGCTGGGTTTGAAGGGAAATATTAGAATATCCCTTATGATTTATGACTTTATATCTGAGGTAGTGGAACGGTTGAGAATGTGGTGCGTTGCTAGTTTAGCTCCTTCATTTAGCTGCGTGTTTACAGAACAAGCCTCTCCTTCAGATGTTGAAAGGTAGTTAATTGGCCTGGGGCATTCTAATTTAACTCCATGAAGATTAAAATTGCAGTGAAAAAGctatataaaaattaaattactCACATATGTGCATACATAAGTTAGTGTATGGGGTCCATGTTCTGTGaacaaaatgaagtaaacaaattatACCTGGCTAGCAGCATACACTTGCCTTATTATCTACATTCTTTATTCTgaaccattttttaaaggttATTTAGGAAGGCATGTGGGCAGATAGGCACCAAGACACGGTTGCCTGAGGATGGAAGGTGCAGTAGATGTAACACTTAAAGCCTGGAGCAAAACAGAAATACATGCCtgggcatgcaaaaaaaaatattctagaCTGATGCTTACAAAGTTAAGAGCCAAAAACGGCAACAAAATGTTGTGAACCGTAATTACCGTCAAGTATTAAAAGGAACTGACAAATAGAATCAGCCCCGAATTTCTTAATTCTGAAACTTTCAAAGTGAATCTGCTTTCCGAAGAAATGTAAAATTTGCAGTACGAGTCAACGGAGGCTTCCCTCAGCATCCTGCGACCGCAGTGCCTTGCTCAGTTTCCAAGTTCCAGCATTTGAAACGATTCCTATCATCAGGTCACGTCTGTAGCTGGCAAAGCTTTGTAGACACAACATCATTAGCAACGCTACATATTTTTTTTGCAGTATTTACCCTTCTCCATGCTTTTTCCAAGGTAGTAAATCATAGTCTCTTTAATCTTCTCCTGACTGAGTGGAAAAAACAGGAATTTATGTAACAGGCACTCTCCTGCAAACCTTTTCCTGTTTGgaacttttgttgtttttggcAAACTTTGGGAATGGCTTAGCTACTCCAAGAGTGACCTTGAATGTCCTTAACAGAAGAATATGAGATTGTAGATTTCTGATGACTAAGACAGTTTGTAGCTTCCATGTAATGCTCAACACTTCCATGTACAGATGGAATAAAAGTTAGTCTTTCTGGGTATTCTACGCAGCCCCTGTTGGCCTGCCACAGAAAGATTTTTGTCTGCTTtgcagctccaaagagcacttgCGATTCCCACCCAGATGGTCATGTGatggcaggtggaggagtgcTATTCCAtctgttcttctttccctcccacagaggaaagaagttcttgcttcagattagcctgtgcactcccacacacgccagctgggtgaccttgggctagtcacagttcttcagtgctctctcagccccacctacctcacagggtgtttgttgtgaggggggcggggagagaaaggggtttgtaagctgccttgagtctccttccaggaaagaaagacaggggataaatccaactcttcttcttcttcccctcacaACCGGTCTCAGGCCCTGTGAGGCAGTTTTTCATCAAAATTGTGAgttttttctcttctaccatGGAATTTGTAAAGAGCTCTGCCTTTTCCCATCAGTTTTTGCTTTAGctctgttgtttcttcttctcacACTGGGCCACAGGCCCTGTGAGGTAATTTTGTTGTCGAAAGGCTCGCCGTAGCCGATCTGCTCAGAGTCTATCTGCTCAGCACCAAGACTCATGTCAgatccccaaaaactgaaacaaactccatgtagagaacagaggtttattcatgatccagaggacagcctggaaaagccacgAATGGCTTTCCCCATGCAGTAGACGGTAATATGTTTTCACATTcccccccacatgtgaacagCACTGAGAATatatgcagacagtgagataacacaaactgaaactactgaacctggccttggccagcacctggccaGACAGAGTGGAGAAagacatcccatcccccacccactgAAACCAAGAAGCAGCCCCAAAAGCAATCCAACTGCTAGGCATCCTGACAACTCATCAGAGCCAATCCACTCTGCACCAGGGATCTGTCAGAGCTGGCCCACTTGGCACCCAGGATCACTGGATCTGACCTGCTTGGTGCCTAGGATCTCTTGGCACCGGCAATCTGTTGGAGCCAACCTGCTCAGCACCAGGAATTGTCGGAACTGATCGCTTGGCACCAAGGTTCATCAGAACCGATCGCTTGGCACTGAGAAGCCAATCTGTTGGGTCAGCCTCTGACTAGCACAAAGGCTCTGATGGCGGGCCTTTTCATCTTCAAGACTTGTCCCAAGTGCTCAACGAGAGGACAACCTGCTTCTTCACTCTCGGGTGATTAGTGTTGCTTCCTGGAACTTTTGGTTCGGATGGCCACAGCTCTGATCTTAGCAGTCCACTCCGCCCTCCTGGGGCACCGCATGCCTTTGGGCCACTCGACAATACTCTTGTGGTATTGCTGATTGCCACTTCTCTCCTAATCTTGTTGAGTTTTTCTTGGTCTCTAGACCCATTAATGGGCTTTCATCTACTAACAAACTGGAGAGAGCCTGAATAGGGTTCAGAAGGAAAGCTGCAGGTTCCTTtaccccacaggtgtcaaactcgtggccctccagatgttacggactacagttcccgggggtgatggaactgtagtccctaacatctggagggctgcgagtttgacacctgtgctttacccCAACCAAGCTCTATGACTGTGCCTACTGTCCGATCCCATAACAGGGTTGTGAGCCGATCTCCCCCTCAGAAAGGGAAATTGACCCACTCAATGAACTTCAGTTACAAGTAACCATATTTCTTCCTAGGCTGTGGGtatgaggggaggaggaagggaggactTGTTTCCATCATAAACATTAAAGCTATGGCGTGACGGGATCTTTACAAAACACAACTCTAAAACGTTACCagtttgtttttgtctttttaatcaacaagtttcacccaaacttccttgtgatccccccccccccccggtatagAATAGTATTGGTCTTTATGTTAAGCATCAAGCCAGAGTGCCAACATTTTCTGAGTGTTCCAAACCACATCGGGTTTCCATACAGAATATTCCAAAGGGAGTTCATAACATCCAACTCATTGAGGGTCGAGGAGGAAGGCATTGATCCGCTAACGATCACAGTGAAACACTCAAGTTTTCCAATGGGGCAAAACTGTCCTTCAGACTAAGTTCTTGTTGAGACTCACACTTCATGAAGGAAATGGAAAAAGCACCTGCAGACTTAGAGCCCAACTAGGTATGGTAGGTTAGTGCTGTGCAGCAGTTCACATGTCTGTTCCACTCCTGGAtagggtgggtgtgtgtgtgtgtgtgtgtgtgtgtgtgtgtgtgtgtgtgtgtgtgtgtgtgtgtgtgtgtgtgtgtgtgtgagagagagagagagagagagagagagagaacatgtcagatttttgaaaaatacaaataagaaAGAAAGCCTCCATTGTGCCTTAGCTCTGTGTTGCTGTAACCCTTATTTTTCCACCCCACTGCTGATatgtaaactggaatgaaaagtTCTTAACGCAGTATAGTGCCGTAGCACCCCTTATTCACCTGCTTCCTTTTTggtgaaaaagaacagaaaatgcaATGCCTAGGATCTGCCTTCCTCTTCGCTGTGAATTCCATTTGCCCCAAGTGTAGCCATTGCTgctgcttattattatttttatgtggCTCACATgaccaagaagaaaaagaagaagagtttggatttatagcccccatttctctcctgtaaggagactcaaaggggcttacaatctcctttcccgtcccccctcacaacaaatacccggcgaggtgggtgggagtgagagagctcgaagaactgtgactagcccaaggtcacccagctggcatgggttggagtgcacaagctaatctagttcatcagataagcctccacagctcaagtggcagagctgggaatcaaacccgattccccagattagaatgcacctgctcttaaccactacaccgcgctggcttgAGTAGAAAGTCTCTCCTTGGTATGTTGGATACCTGTCTGCTTGGCGTAGTAGTTGCTCTCTGCCAGTTTACACTTTGGATGGTTCTGTGACCGAATGCTGCTGAGAGGTCTGTGGGTGTTTCTACCAGGGCCTTCAGCGGCTCGTGCATCTCTCCTCAAGTTGAGATTTGTCTAGCCTGCTTCCTGAGTGGTTTTGCCTGCCAGCGGAGAGGGTTTTCTAGCACGTTGGAGGGACAAGTGATGATATATATGTGCACAAATGTGTGCATCTTGGAAGAACAAGTGCATGAGTAATTTGCAGCATCAGGTTGTCCTCAGCCTGTGCCAGAAGGAGAACAGcattttattgtcaaaggctttcatagctggaatcactagggttttgtgagttttctggactgtatggttctccagcttagaatccacctgctcttaaccactacaccatgctttgctattggactcaaatgtcagtttgtaatccacttcctgattggggtgttgtgggttttctgggctgtatggccgtgttccagtgccattttctcctgacgttttgccttcatctgtggctggcatcttcagaggatcaactgaagatgcctgccacaaaatgccactggaacatggccatacaacccggttGTAGtttgttatgttgttgtttttatgcaGCTGTGTGATGATTATAATAGTATGGGAACTTGGATTgcagtgccattttctcctgacgttttgccttcatctgtggctggcgcctgccacaaatgcaggcgaaacgtcgggagaaaatgctactggaacatggccatacaacccggttGTAGtttgttatgttgttgtttttatgcaGCTGTGTGATGATTATAATAGTATGGGAACTTGGATTGCAGTGCAAAAAGAATTTTGATCCTAACAGTGTCGATGGGGTGGCAGATAATGTCTGTCGCTGCCGATCTTGGCCTAACGGGGGTCCATTTCCGAGCCATTTTGAGACTTTCCATTGTGCAGAATATCACGCATAGCATCACCTTGGTTGGAGAGTGGGACTTAGCAGCTGCAGCatgacataagaagaagaagagtttggatttatatccccccttttctctcctgcaggagactcaaaggggcttacaatctccttgcccttcccccctcacaacaaacaccctgtgaggtgggtggggctgagagagctctgagaagctgtgactagcccaaggtcgcccagctggcgtgtgtgggagtgcacaggctaatctgaattccccagaaaggcctccacagctcaggtggcagagctgggaatcaaacccggttcctccagattagatacacgagctcttaacctcctacgccactgagactCTCCCTCAATTGGGCCCATGATCTTTTGAACTATGCTCAGAGCTTTTTGAATTCCCTTATTCTTGAGGCTGGAGAATTTCCCTGAGTCAGGCTATTCACCTTTCACATAGTCAAAGCTGTGATTCTTGTTTTTAGTCTGGGGCAGCATCTGCTTGTTGTTGTTATACCGCTGTAACAGTCGTTTGCAACTGAATCATCTTGTCCACACCAGAAAACCTTCTTGAAAATGATAGCTGCAGTGCAAAGAGAGGGTGGTGTCCAACAGTCTGCAGATGCAGCCATCGGCTTAGTACTCTTCTATTTAAATTCTTCAGAACTGAGCTACATTTTGCTGAGTTTCGATAGAAAATCTACTGGGGACTTCACCTGGGCGAGCCCCTAGATATGCTGGCACATTAAAATTTGCTACAATGAGAGGAGGATGAAGCCTGCAACCCCTCTCAAAAGCTATCTGGTGCTACTCTTGGTGATCCAAAGCATCATATCTTAACTACATGTTATACACAGCTGTATGCAACTTTCTACCAGTATTTTTAAACGTCCTCATGAGTTTTGCAAGCTGGATCCGGCAACCCAGCCCCCCATCTCTCATGGGGGGCTAGTGGAGGGAGGCAGTAGGGCTGGCAACCCTGATATAATGTGTATTTCAGTTCTTAGTACAAATCTCACAGTGGTTCACTTCTTTATGTGAGATGGGGCTCCAGGAGTATGCCAGAACTGTGTTCTACCAGTCTTCTGAAGCTATTTAGAGCACAATTTAAATGCTTGCTTTAGTCCTGAAAACCTTTAGTGGCTTCAGTCCAACATGCCATATCTGTCCCACTGAATCTCTTAAGATCAACAAGTAGCAGCTTGTTACTTGAGGGGAGCAGAGTGAAATTAATATGCCAACACCTTGACAAATTCACAGGTTAATTGCTACAGGTTTCAAGAGAGGAATAACCTCGAAAGCTATAATTTTTTGCATAGCTGAAATTTGAAAAGacgcatgcttttttaaaaaaaccacccgGAATAATCTGTTGGCGAGAGGGCTCACAATTCAACATATATCTTTCATAGCTGAGGAAATAGGCAGCAAGAGAGGAATCAATGAAATCACCTGTCGATGGATCTCTGGAAGCCAAGCAGGAAGCAGCCTCTGTAAATCTAGTGGCCTTCCCCAactgaaaaaacaaacacagaccCATGTATTTGAACAGCCAGCCGGCAGACAGCTTCCCTTGCAGTAGTGTCCTTGTTTTGGCCTAAATTTGAAACTTCACAtttgacagagaaaaaaatggttgtcGTAAGGCCTGTGACATGTGGAGAAATACTTAGGGACCTTCTGTAAATACAAGAATTCTGTCCTGTTCGAAGTCCATCAGTTCATAGTATCAGCGAGGAGTTCTGAAAAATCCAAAAGGTTTACATAAATCCTAAATCATATCCCAAGAGTGATGTCACTTAGATACCTCAGCAAGAACTTTAATTTGAAAAGTATTTGTAAGCCCCGCTGATTCCACCTACGTGGaacttgtttaggattgctctctaaagCTTTCCCTCTGTGATTTCGTTCATGGGAGTAAATTTTAATTGGCAAGTGAAAAGTTTTAGGcacgtttttaaaaagtaaacagagATAAAGCATTGGTAATTTACATTGTGTCAtcgagccagtgtgatgtagtggttaagagcaggtggattctaatctggataaccaggtttgattccccattcctccacctgagtggcggaggcttatctggtgaaccagatttgtttccccactcctacattcctgttgggtgaccttgggctagtcataattcttcagcactctctcagccccacctacatcacaagatgtctgttacagggagaggaaggaaaaggaacttgtgagccaccttgagtctccttacaggaggtttggtataaatccaaactcttcttcttgttctttctgtGTATTTGTTCTAACATTCAACATTGCTTACTTCTATATTGTTGTGCTTCCCTGTGAATCATGAAGTAGAAATTCATGTTTTCTATTAGACCACTATTCTGCTAGGCCAAGATTACCAAGTTAAACTCTCGCTGACAATAAACTAATGTCTTACAATTTTCATTCTGTCTGATGAACAATATATCAAATGGTTCATGTGTCCCAGTTTTGTTATTTTGATCACCGAGTTGCTTTGTGATCATCTAGGGACGACTGGATGTGTGTTGTTCATTGCATTAGTTTGGCTCTGTGCAAAGAACGGGCATCTGTGGAGTTAGGTTTCAAGGTCCTTCAGAAAAATGCAAACAAGTAGAATATCATATCCTCTCTTCATGGGTTTCAttgacatttttaattttaaactcATTGCCCTTGTTGCCATCAGTAGTTAGGTCTTAAAGTCCCTTGGTGCAGAAATTGTCTTAAAGTGTAAATTGGAAATTTCATTACTGTAGGTATATAAGAGTCTTATTTGGCTAAAATGGGGAGCTTTATATTTATTGGAAAATGTGTATTTCTACAGCTGTGCACCTGATGGAATGGTTCTATCTATTAAGGGCGGGAATAGAGAGACTCAATATTTTCCttacttcctgtttccttttctagAATTCAATCCGCCACAACCTCTCGTTGCACAGCAAGTTTATTAGAGTGCAGAATGAAGGAACCGGAAAAAGCTCCTGGTGGATGCTCAACCCAGAAGGCGGCAAAAGCGGCAAGTCTCCCAGGAGAAGGGCTGCGTCCATGGATAACAGTGCCAAGTTTGCAAAAAGCAGAGGCCgagctgcaaagaaaaaaacagccCTTCAGACTGCTCAAGATGGAAATGGGGACAGTCCAggcacccagttctccaaatggCCTGCAAGTCCCAGCTCTCACAGCAACGACGACTTTGATAACAACTGGAGTACATTTAGACCTCGAACCAGTTCTAACGCTAGTACGATCAGTGGGAGACTTTCTCCAATCCTGCCAGAGCAAGATGACCTCGGAGAAGGGGACGTGCACTCCATGGTCTATCCTCCACCAGCGACCAAAATGGCGTCAACTCTGCCCAGCCTTTCTGAGATGAGCAGTTCAGAAACcatggagaacctgctggataacCTCAACCTTTTATCGCCGAACACGTCCTTGGCTCGATCGACCCAGTCCCCTCCCACGACCATGATGCAGCAACCACCGGGCTATTCGTATACTCCACCCAACACAAATATAAGTTCACCGAATGCCGACTACAGGAAATACAGCTATGGACAGACTGGCATGAACACGCTGTCTCAAATGCCGATGCAAACCATTCAGGACAATAAATCGAGCTACGGACCCATCAGCCAATATAACTGTCCTGTCGGTCTGCTGAAGGAGTTGCTGACTTCTGATTCACCGCCACACAATGATATCTTGGCATCTGTGGACACTCGTGTCTCCCAAGGCAGTGGCCGAGGGCTGGGACCAAACGTGTTAATGGCTTCTAACTCAGCAATTACACCGTACGGCAGCCAGCAGAATCATAACAAAATTGCGTCCCCCAgtacccacccccaccatgcacaTGTCCAGCCAACATCAGCCGTCAATAGCCATGCTTTGTCTCTCACAGTCAGCACCACGTCTCATGCATCAAGCTTAAATCGTTCGTCCGCAGTGAAAACGTCTGTGCAAGTGCCTATGAGCCACCCAATGCAGATGAACAGCATAAACCCTTACA from Sphaerodactylus townsendi isolate TG3544 linkage group LG01, MPM_Stown_v2.3, whole genome shotgun sequence harbors:
- the FOXO1 gene encoding forkhead box protein O1, whose protein sequence is MAEAPQLVETDPDFQPLPRPRSCTWPLPRPELAPSSPGQTPTPTPARAASPSRCSVAALCGSSAGGDLLSLLEGGGNEGFEAGELGAPGGCPCGDFPCLQHPPQQQQQQQPGGTPALASSAGPRKSSSSRRNAWGNLSYADLISKAIESAPEKRLTLSQIYEWMVKNVPYFKDKGDSNSSAGWKNSIRHNLSLHSKFIRVQNEGTGKSSWWMLNPEGGKSGKSPRRRAASMDNSAKFAKSRGRAAKKKTALQTAQDGNGDSPGTQFSKWPASPSSHSNDDFDNNWSTFRPRTSSNASTISGRLSPILPEQDDLGEGDVHSMVYPPPATKMASTLPSLSEMSSSETMENLLDNLNLLSPNTSLARSTQSPPTTMMQQPPGYSYTPPNTNISSPNADYRKYSYGQTGMNTLSQMPMQTIQDNKSSYGPISQYNCPVGLLKELLTSDSPPHNDILASVDTRVSQGSGRGLGPNVLMASNSAITPYGSQQNHNKIASPSTHPHHAHVQPTSAVNSHALSLTVSTTSHASSLNRSSAVKTSVQVPMSHPMQMNSINPYTTVNSCNGYGRVGIVSFHQEKLPSDLDDMLIERLDCDMESIIRNELMDGETLDFNFDNVLPNQGLSHGVKTTTHSWVPG